From the Mangifera indica cultivar Alphonso chromosome 10, CATAS_Mindica_2.1, whole genome shotgun sequence genome, one window contains:
- the LOC123227255 gene encoding uncharacterized oxidoreductase C663.09c-like: MPHVLRGKDPIFFPVKAGKMQLFSISQRAFMATTSLAGALRSIPRASFSSASGSVKWDGGVSMVQGASRGIGLEFVKQLLEKNDRGHVIATCRNPNAATGLLDLKNKFAERLDILQLDLTVESTIEASAKSITERYGSLNLLINASGILSITNVLQPETTLKKVERSSLMLAYEVNAVGPILVMKHMWPLLKAGGGTGTEREVAVVANISARVGSIGDNRMGGWHSYRASKAALNQLTKTVSVEFAQRKDPVICILLHPGTVDTDLSRPFQRNVPAGKLFTKEFSVQKLLSIIDNTKKHDNGKFFAWDGLEIPW; this comes from the exons ATGCCGCACGTTTTGAGAGGTaaagatccaattttttttccGGTAAAAGCTGGAAAAATGCAACTTTTCAGTATAAGCCAACGGGCATTCATGGCTACAACATCACTGGCTGGAGCTCTTAGATCAATTCCAAGGGCTAGTTTTAGTTCTGCTTCTGGTTCTGTGAAATGGGATGGTGGGGTTTCAATGGTACAAGGAGCTTCGAGAGGAATTGGCCTTGAATTT GTTAAGCAACTGCTAGAGAAAAATGATCGAGGGCATGTTATTGCCACCTGCCGTAATCCAAATGCGGCAACAGGGcttcttgatttaaaaaataagtttgcTGAAAGACTTGACATTTTACAGTTGGATCTGACAGTTGAAAGCACCATAGAG GCATCAGCAAAGTCTATTACAGAGAGATATGGCTCCTTAAACCTTCTGATTAATGCATCTGGCATTCTTTCAATAACGAATGTATTGCAACCAG AAACAACATTGAAAAAAGTAGAAAGATCATCTTTGATGCTTGCTTATGAGGTTAATGCAGTGGGTCCTATTCTGGTGATGAAG CATATGTGGCCTCTTCTTAAGGCTGGAGGAGGGACTGGGACTGAAAGGGAAGTAGCAGTTGTGGCTAATATAAGTGCCAGAGTAGGATCCATCGGGGACAATCGCATGGGAGGTTGGCACTCCTATCGTGCATCGAAGGCTGCCCTTAATCAGT TGACAAAAACTGTGTCGGTGGAGTTTGCACAAAGGAAAGATCCAGTTATATGCATTCTGTTGCATCCAGGCACAGTGGACACTGATCTCTCCAGGCCATTTCAGAGAAATGTTCCTGCAGGCAAGCTGTTCACCAAGGAGTTCTCAGTGCAGAAGCTTTTAAGCATCATTGACAACACAAAGAAGCATGACAATGGCAAGTTCTTTGCCTGGGATGGTCTAGAAATTCCCTGGTAG